The proteins below come from a single Chitinophaga pinensis DSM 2588 genomic window:
- a CDS encoding serine hydrolase domain-containing protein, producing the protein MKRLLSCIIFVSAATLVFAQSKNTRNTTYFPAKDNWQHRAPAALGLDAAKLAAAIQFAKDNETKAPRNMEVAQALSFGKEPFSNGVGPFSTRGDATGVIIYKGYIVAEWGETFRVDMTHSVTKSFLSVVVGLAVDKGLIHSVQDTVANYVPPIEVYNPAAIGPGAEQLGQPQLLNPFAGTHNSTLTWDVMLRQTSDWEGTLWGKPDWADRPEGNAADWMNRKRNKPGTVWKYNDVRVNALALAATSVWRKPLPQILKTNIMDEIGASDTWRWNGYRNSWIVLDGSPVQSVSGGGHWGGGMFIHAYDMARFGLLTLHRGNWNGKQLISEQWVKQSLTPTTAKPTYGYMNWFLNTGKELLPGAPADAFVHIGNGTNFIYVDPGHDLVAVVRWIENKSMDEMVRHILAAIPQ; encoded by the coding sequence ATGAAACGCCTGCTCTCCTGCATCATATTCGTAAGCGCTGCCACACTGGTTTTCGCGCAATCTAAAAACACCAGGAACACTACCTATTTTCCCGCAAAAGATAACTGGCAGCATCGCGCGCCGGCAGCTCTCGGATTAGATGCTGCAAAACTGGCAGCTGCCATACAGTTTGCAAAAGATAATGAAACAAAAGCGCCCCGCAATATGGAAGTAGCACAGGCGCTCAGTTTCGGAAAAGAACCGTTCAGCAATGGCGTTGGACCGTTTTCCACACGTGGCGATGCCACTGGTGTAATTATTTATAAAGGCTATATCGTGGCAGAATGGGGAGAGACATTCAGAGTGGATATGACACACAGTGTGACAAAAAGTTTTCTGTCAGTCGTAGTAGGATTGGCCGTAGACAAAGGTCTTATCCATAGCGTACAGGATACTGTAGCCAATTATGTACCACCAATAGAAGTGTATAATCCTGCAGCGATCGGCCCTGGCGCCGAACAACTGGGACAACCACAATTACTTAACCCTTTCGCAGGGACGCACAATAGTACCCTGACATGGGATGTCATGTTACGACAGACGAGCGACTGGGAAGGAACATTATGGGGAAAACCTGATTGGGCTGACAGACCGGAAGGCAATGCCGCTGACTGGATGAACAGGAAACGGAACAAGCCCGGTACAGTATGGAAATATAACGACGTACGGGTAAACGCCCTTGCGCTGGCCGCTACCAGCGTCTGGCGCAAACCATTACCGCAGATACTCAAAACGAATATTATGGACGAAATAGGCGCCTCTGACACCTGGAGATGGAACGGCTACCGTAATTCCTGGATAGTACTGGATGGCAGCCCCGTACAGTCAGTAAGCGGCGGCGGACATTGGGGAGGCGGTATGTTCATCCATGCCTATGACATGGCGCGTTTTGGTCTGCTGACATTACACAGGGGTAACTGGAACGGAAAACAGCTGATTTCCGAACAGTGGGTGAAACAATCTCTTACACCCACTACGGCCAAACCGACCTATGGATATATGAACTGGTTCCTGAATACAGGAAAAGAATTATTGCCCGGCGCCCCCGCAGATGCCTTTGTCCATATAGGTAATGGCACAAATTTCATCTACGTAGATCCTGGTCATGATCTCGTTGCAGTGGTGAGATGGATAGAAAATAAATCGATGGACGAGATGGTCAGACACATACTGGCCGCCATCCCACAGTAG